Genomic DNA from Candidatus Glassbacteria bacterium:
AGCAGCACATTCCGCCCGGGTCCGCGGAGAACTCCCCCACCAGCCAGGATGACTTGATGTACCAGAAGGAGGTGAGAATCAACAGCAGGCACATCGGAAACAGAAAGATGAACGCGCAGGACAGATCCACGATGTTCTGCCCTTTCCTGCTGAGCCGCGAGTAGACGATATCCACCCGCACGTGCTCGTTGTAGAGAAAGGTGTAACCGGCGCAGGAGAGGAAGATGATGGAAAACAGCCACCATTCGCTTTCCTGGATGATCACCGCGCCGGTATTGAACAGGTAGCGGGATATTACGTCTCCCGTGACCAGCAGCACCAATGCCAGCATCATCCAGCCCATCGCCTTACCGGTCCAGTCGTTGATCCGA
This window encodes:
- a CDS encoding TRAP transporter small permease subunit; this encodes MKVLAAWIDRINDWTGKAMGWMMLALVLLVTGDVISRYLFNTGAVIIQESEWWLFSIIFLSCAGYTFLYNEHVRVDIVYSRLSRKGQNIVDLSCAFIFLFPMCLLLILTSFWYIKSSWLVGEFSADPGGMCCYYVLKAFIPLGFLLLGLQGMVNVYKKIRELMGDPPEALRGDSIAARSRRISEESR